Within Nitrospinota bacterium, the genomic segment GAGCCGCCGGGATGATTATGATGAGGAAAATATCGGCGCCTATGCGGAAAAACAGGCGCCTGAAAAGGCATCGTAAATTCCCGGTTATGTCCGCCATATCCCCGTCCGGCGCTCCGCGTCAGCCAACATTTCCGGTGATGAGCATAAGCATTCTTTTAGCGTCCTTCATGCCGGGATCGATTTTCAAAGCGTCCCTGAAACATACCGCGGCCATCTCCATCTGATCCATATCCAGATAGGCCCGTCCAAGATTGTAAAGCAGGTACGGATTCCCCTGCGCCCGCTGGAGCGCATTTTCGAGTATCTTCACCGCCTCCCTGGGCCGCCCGGCCCGGCGGTGGCGTATGGCGATGTTATTCAGCATCGTAATGTCGTCCTCCCCGATATCGAGAAGCAGGGTCTCCGCTTTTTCAAAATGTTTCCTGGCGGATTCCACGTTGCCCAGTTTCATGTCAACCTCGCCCAGACCCACGTATCCTTCAACCTGGGAAGGATCGGCGGTGACGGCCTCGCTGTATTTCGCCGCCGACTCCTTGAACAGGTCCTTGGCAAAGTCAATGTCGCCCAATTCCACCATCGCGGCGCTTGAGGCTTGCAGGATTTCCCTGGGTATCTCGCCTTTCATCATTTCGGAAAAGACCGAATAGGCTTTGTCGTAATCAAACTTTTTCATTAAAGTCGAGGCCAACTTCAGCTTCACCTCGGCATGCGCCGGAACAACATCAAGCGCCTTTGAGAAACAATTAAGGGCTTTGCCGTATTCTTCTTCCACCAGCAATTTATCCGCCTCGTCCAGATACTCCGATTCCTTCGGGGATATTCCGGAATAGTCCAGGACATATCGTATCTTTCTCGCAAAGGTATCCTTGTCAAACGGCTTTATGAGATAGCTCGTTATGCCCACATTCATCGCGTCGGAAACATCGGCTACCCCCTTTTTCGAGGTAATCATGATAATTTTTGTTTTGTGGCGCATGGCATCCCGCCTGACGGTTTTCACGAAGTTATAGCCGTCCATCACCGGCATCATCCAGTCGACCAGAACGAGGGCAAAGGGTTTCCCCTCCAATGCTTTCCAGCCCAGCAGGCCGTTGCCGGCGGTCGTTATGTCTTGAATCCCGATTTCCGATTTGAGAAGGCCGGTCATGGCGTTTCTCATCGTCTGGTCATCGTCAATCACAAGCACCGATATGCCGGGTTTCATCGATTCCCTTAGCGTCTTAGCCAAAACCAACCTCCCGAAATTCCTGTTGCGGTAGAGTCATGTTTTTCT encodes:
- a CDS encoding tetratricopeptide repeat protein, which translates into the protein MAKTLRESMKPGISVLVIDDDQTMRNAMTGLLKSEIGIQDITTAGNGLLGWKALEGKPFALVLVDWMMPVMDGYNFVKTVRRDAMRHKTKIIMITSKKGVADVSDAMNVGITSYLIKPFDKDTFARKIRYVLDYSGISPKESEYLDEADKLLVEEEYGKALNCFSKALDVVPAHAEVKLKLASTLMKKFDYDKAYSVFSEMMKGEIPREILQASSAAMVELGDIDFAKDLFKESAAKYSEAVTADPSQVEGYVGLGEVDMKLGNVESARKHFEKAETLLLDIGEDDITMLNNIAIRHRRAGRPREAVKILENALQRAQGNPYLLYNLGRAYLDMDQMEMAAVCFRDALKIDPGMKDAKRMLMLITGNVG